The proteins below are encoded in one region of Bremerella sp. P1:
- a CDS encoding tetratricopeptide repeat protein, which yields MPQPTKQMRLSLNYFILPFMALIGCSTNGDSPGPAAKTENRVVFRAADGRELTTADLADATGTFEYEILSNNDIPAKANQLHQQARQLGAAGQYDEAIRLLTEAQTLAPDWPYPTYDMAFSYLLKQDFAKARQCYQKVIELSPRGFFTALTALDTLDREAAGELPEGTYAAYSSLEWVDDPQQKAQLIGVLVERLPSFAPAWKEYALQCQEPAEKLEAIEKGLAANPDAETKGILLINKALTLNQQGDKQAAKEILGSLALDPNASFSNEHLAKQTLAMIAE from the coding sequence ATGCCTCAACCAACAAAACAGATGCGTCTTTCGCTGAATTACTTCATATTGCCGTTCATGGCACTCATCGGTTGTAGCACGAATGGCGATTCGCCCGGGCCTGCGGCTAAAACGGAGAATCGCGTCGTTTTCCGCGCCGCAGATGGCCGCGAGCTGACCACCGCGGACCTGGCCGACGCCACGGGAACTTTCGAGTACGAAATCTTGAGCAACAACGACATCCCTGCGAAAGCCAACCAGCTTCATCAACAAGCACGGCAGTTGGGTGCCGCTGGGCAATACGACGAGGCGATCCGCTTGCTGACCGAGGCCCAAACGCTGGCACCCGATTGGCCCTATCCGACCTACGACATGGCGTTCAGCTACTTGCTTAAGCAGGACTTCGCCAAGGCGCGCCAGTGTTATCAAAAGGTGATCGAACTGTCACCGCGCGGGTTCTTCACGGCGCTAACGGCACTTGACACGCTGGACCGAGAAGCGGCCGGTGAGCTGCCGGAAGGGACTTACGCGGCGTACTCGTCGCTGGAATGGGTCGACGATCCCCAGCAGAAAGCTCAACTGATAGGCGTGCTGGTCGAGCGGCTGCCCAGCTTCGCCCCAGCGTGGAAAGAGTATGCCCTGCAATGCCAAGAGCCGGCGGAAAAGTTGGAGGCGATCGAAAAGGGGTTGGCGGCCAATCCGGATGCCGAAACCAAGGGCATCTTGCTCATCAACAAAGCCCTCACCCTGAATCAGCAAGGGGACAAGCAGGCCGCCAAGGAAATCCTGGGCAGTCTGGCGCTCGATCCGAACGCAAGCTTCTCCAACGAACACCTGGCGAAGCAGACGTTGGCCATGATTGCCGAGTAG